The Fimbriimonas ginsengisoli Gsoil 348 genome window below encodes:
- a CDS encoding amidase, producing the protein MRKALDRKEVSSVELTRMYLDRLKTIGTAHNAVAELTESLALKQAAEADRTTARSPLHGIPFGVKDLLATKGIPTRWGSPGHADQVFDYDSTVVRRLEDAGAVLLAKLEMIELAGGGNYNVANASRMGPCLSAWDKRLWAGGSSSGSGATTALGCVGFSIGSETSGSITCPSAFNGATGFRPTYGRVSRFGAMALCWTLDKLGPICRSAEDCGTVLETIAGPDPLDPSTLGERLSLRSRGPKPRIGLLKENFKDAKATAMEAAYHATLDALRKLGYETSEVAYPPLPYGTAINIIVDAEGASAHENFIRSDRFAKLQDVNQIAGFAAAMQTRAVDYLWAMRLRTEALKANAVWDKCDCILTPTFYHRAIPIDQPFDKTWVGMGGDDGPSNLLGWPALAFPVGFEDGAPISCQVIAPALREDVCYRVARDFQRATDWHTCRPPNAS; encoded by the coding sequence ATGCGCAAAGCGCTGGACCGCAAGGAGGTCTCCTCCGTCGAGCTCACCCGCATGTACCTCGACCGGCTGAAAACGATCGGCACGGCCCACAACGCGGTCGCTGAGTTGACGGAAAGCTTGGCTCTCAAACAAGCCGCCGAAGCCGACCGAACCACCGCCCGCTCGCCCCTTCACGGAATTCCGTTCGGCGTAAAGGACTTACTCGCCACAAAAGGGATCCCCACCCGGTGGGGTTCGCCCGGCCACGCGGACCAGGTTTTCGACTACGACTCGACCGTCGTTCGCCGCCTTGAAGACGCCGGTGCGGTACTGCTGGCGAAGCTTGAGATGATCGAGCTTGCCGGAGGCGGCAACTACAATGTCGCCAACGCCAGTCGCATGGGCCCTTGCCTCAGCGCGTGGGACAAGCGGCTCTGGGCGGGGGGAAGCAGCAGCGGGTCCGGCGCAACCACCGCGCTTGGATGCGTCGGGTTTTCCATCGGGAGCGAGACCAGCGGCAGCATCACCTGCCCCAGCGCGTTCAACGGCGCGACCGGATTCCGCCCTACCTACGGCCGGGTTAGCCGCTTCGGAGCGATGGCGCTTTGCTGGACCCTCGACAAGCTGGGGCCGATCTGCCGGTCGGCCGAGGATTGCGGAACCGTTCTGGAAACCATCGCCGGTCCCGATCCGCTCGACCCGTCGACGTTAGGCGAGCGCCTCTCGCTCCGCTCGCGCGGACCAAAGCCGCGGATCGGGCTGCTCAAGGAAAACTTCAAGGATGCGAAGGCGACCGCGATGGAAGCCGCCTACCACGCGACGCTCGATGCGCTGAGGAAGCTTGGATACGAAACGAGCGAAGTCGCCTACCCGCCCCTTCCCTACGGCACGGCGATCAATATCATCGTGGACGCCGAGGGAGCTAGCGCCCACGAGAATTTCATTCGGAGCGATCGCTTTGCCAAGCTGCAGGACGTCAACCAGATCGCCGGCTTCGCCGCCGCGATGCAAACGAGAGCCGTCGATTACCTCTGGGCGATGCGCCTGCGAACCGAGGCGCTCAAAGCGAACGCCGTTTGGGATAAGTGCGACTGCATTCTGACCCCAACCTTCTACCACCGCGCGATCCCGATCGATCAGCCGTTCGACAAGACCTGGGTCGGAATGGGCGGCGACGACGGCCCGTCGAACCTACTCGGCTGGCCCGCACTCGCCTTCCCGGTCGGCTTCGAGGATGGCGCTCCGATCAGTTGCCAAGTCATCGCCCCCGCCCTCCGCGAAGACGTCTGCTACCGGGTAGCCCGCGACTTCCAGCGAGCGACCGATTGGCACACCTGCCGACCACCAAACGCCTCCTAG
- a CDS encoding prepilin-type N-terminal cleavage/methylation domain-containing protein, which translates to MKSSRAFTLIELLVVIAIIAILAAILFPVFARAKEAAKKTQCLSNEKQMSIATQMYMNDFDDRLFFYASTNNPSGSRTGGVVPDAASVHPLRWWNALMPYTKSKALLVGPSDDAPTLSQDPTGAKTIPRSFIACRHAEGLSGSQIDAVSDTVVIVEKWGRRPDGTAITDSWIEPFNGDFQLEPSTGRMKVAANRYAGGLVCTMLDGHAKWLTPGAINSSANLTGCALVHQYPVGTVMCDASVAGCQAVTGNVCNTFTYP; encoded by the coding sequence GTGAAGTCTTCGCGCGCGTTCACTCTTATCGAGCTCCTCGTGGTCATTGCGATCATCGCGATCTTGGCGGCGATTCTTTTTCCGGTCTTTGCTCGGGCGAAGGAAGCGGCGAAGAAGACGCAGTGCCTCTCCAACGAGAAGCAGATGTCGATCGCGACTCAGATGTACATGAACGACTTCGACGACCGGCTGTTTTTCTATGCGAGCACCAACAATCCATCTGGCTCGCGAACCGGTGGCGTGGTGCCGGACGCGGCGAGCGTTCATCCGCTACGTTGGTGGAACGCGCTGATGCCGTATACGAAGTCGAAAGCGCTCCTGGTCGGTCCCTCCGACGATGCACCGACTTTGAGCCAGGACCCGACGGGGGCGAAGACGATTCCTCGTTCGTTCATCGCGTGCCGCCATGCCGAAGGGCTGAGCGGATCGCAGATCGACGCGGTGAGCGACACCGTCGTCATTGTGGAGAAGTGGGGGAGGCGACCGGATGGCACCGCGATCACAGACAGTTGGATCGAGCCGTTCAACGGGGACTTCCAGCTCGAGCCGTCGACTGGCCGGATGAAGGTTGCGGCGAACCGCTACGCCGGAGGCCTTGTCTGCACGATGCTCGACGGTCACGCCAAGTGGCTCACGCCGGGAGCGATCAATTCCAGCGCGAACCTAACCGGTTGCGCTCTGGTTCACCAGTACCCGGTCGGAACCGTAATGTGCGATGCTTCGGTGGCGGGCTGCCAGGCGGTTACAGGCAACGTGTGCAACACGTTTACCTATCCGTAG
- a CDS encoding 2-isopropylmalate synthase, producing MNDRVLVFDTTLRDGEQSPGVRLSLDEKLEIGRQLVLLGVDILEAGFPISSPGDFQSVNTLAKELKGVTICGLTRAREKDIEVAAEALEPAERRRIHTGLGVSENHLRHKLRMTREQALEVGVNAVKFARQYTDDIEYFMEDSGRADLDYVYKVVEEVIKAGATTINVPDTTGFTYPNEYYHLIKGIIENVPNSDKAVFSCHCHNDLGMATANTLAGVMGGARQVEVTVNGIGERAGNTALEEVVMALFIRHDKFDVGTKIDTTQLLPTSRMVSRLTGMVVQRNKAVVGANAYAHSSGIHQDGVLKERSTYEIIDPKLVGAEKSEIILTARSGRHGLKHRLAELGFNYTDERFEGIYDAFVKMADTKTEVKEEDLRELVR from the coding sequence GTGAACGACCGAGTTTTGGTTTTCGACACGACTCTGCGCGACGGTGAGCAGAGTCCCGGGGTGCGCCTGTCTCTCGATGAAAAGCTAGAGATCGGACGTCAACTTGTGCTCCTCGGCGTCGACATTCTAGAAGCCGGGTTCCCGATCTCCTCCCCCGGCGATTTTCAAAGCGTCAACACCTTGGCCAAGGAGCTCAAGGGGGTTACGATTTGCGGCCTCACACGCGCCCGCGAGAAAGATATCGAAGTGGCCGCCGAAGCGCTGGAACCCGCCGAGCGACGGAGGATCCACACCGGATTGGGTGTCAGCGAGAACCACCTGCGGCACAAGCTCCGGATGACCCGCGAGCAGGCGCTGGAAGTCGGCGTAAACGCGGTCAAGTTCGCCCGGCAATACACCGACGACATCGAGTACTTCATGGAAGATTCGGGCCGGGCCGACCTCGACTACGTCTACAAGGTCGTCGAAGAGGTCATCAAAGCGGGCGCGACCACCATCAATGTTCCCGACACCACCGGCTTTACCTACCCGAACGAGTACTACCACCTCATCAAGGGGATCATTGAGAACGTCCCCAATTCCGATAAGGCGGTCTTCTCCTGCCACTGTCACAACGACCTCGGCATGGCCACCGCCAACACCCTCGCCGGCGTCATGGGCGGCGCGCGGCAGGTCGAAGTGACGGTGAACGGCATTGGAGAGCGGGCCGGCAATACGGCGTTGGAAGAGGTCGTCATGGCGCTCTTCATCCGGCACGATAAGTTTGACGTCGGGACGAAAATCGACACGACCCAGTTGCTGCCAACCTCTCGCATGGTCTCGCGCCTCACCGGAATGGTCGTTCAGCGGAACAAAGCCGTCGTTGGCGCCAACGCCTACGCCCACAGCAGCGGCATCCACCAAGACGGCGTCCTCAAAGAGCGTTCGACCTACGAAATTATCGACCCGAAGCTTGTCGGCGCGGAAAAGAGCGAAATCATCCTAACCGCCCGCTCCGGCCGCCACGGCCTGAAACACCGCCTCGCCGAGCTCGGCTTCAACTACACCGACGAGCGGTTCGAAGGAATCTACGACGCGTTCGTAAAAATGGCCGACACCAAGACCGAAGTCAAAGAAGAAGACCTCCGCGAATTGGTCCGGTAG
- the tnpA gene encoding IS200/IS605 family transposase has product MPQSLSAVFVHLVFSTKDRRPFLKEKSLREEAHAYIGAVSGRLDCPSMIVGGVEDHVHILAQLGRSRSQADWAKELKRVSSLWLGEKIPGFHWQSGYGVFSVGTAEIEAVRRYVENQEEHHRRYSFQDELRSLLKEHGRAWDERYLWD; this is encoded by the coding sequence ATGCCTCAGTCCCTTTCAGCGGTCTTCGTACACCTGGTCTTTTCGACAAAAGATAGGCGACCCTTCCTCAAAGAAAAGTCCCTTCGCGAGGAAGCCCACGCCTATATCGGAGCCGTGTCGGGACGACTGGACTGCCCCTCGATGATCGTCGGAGGGGTCGAGGACCATGTCCACATTCTCGCCCAGCTCGGCAGATCCAGATCCCAGGCGGACTGGGCGAAGGAACTCAAGCGGGTCTCCAGCCTTTGGCTAGGTGAGAAGATCCCCGGCTTTCATTGGCAAAGCGGCTACGGCGTCTTCTCGGTTGGAACCGCCGAGATCGAAGCGGTCCGCCGGTATGTGGAGAATCAAGAAGAACACCACCGCCGGTATTCGTTTCAAGACGAGCTCAGAAGCCTGTTGAAAGAACACGGCCGCGCCTGGGATGAGCGGTATCTGTGGGATTAA
- a CDS encoding PhzF family phenazine biosynthesis protein yields MSYPLYLVDAFASGPFTGNPAAVCLLREEADAEWMQRVAMEMNQAETAFINPLADNRFGLRWFTPTIEVDLCGHATLASAHVLFSRGYEGDVIRFETRSGELRATKVGRDIELNFPAEPPMPAPLPHNLEFLGQAPVWTGKNRMDWFVTLPDAAHIRALQPDFAEIAALGIRGLIVTAPDPSAEYDFVSRCFFPQSGIAEDPVTGSAHCALAAYWSQELGKSSLTGYQASARGGVVKMQVDGARIKLQGQAITTLEGTFLA; encoded by the coding sequence GTGAGTTATCCGCTGTATCTCGTCGATGCGTTCGCCTCCGGTCCGTTCACTGGGAACCCGGCGGCGGTTTGCCTTCTTCGAGAAGAGGCCGACGCCGAATGGATGCAACGCGTCGCCATGGAGATGAACCAAGCGGAGACCGCTTTCATCAATCCGCTAGCCGATAACCGTTTCGGCCTCCGATGGTTCACCCCGACCATCGAGGTCGACCTGTGCGGCCACGCGACTCTCGCTTCCGCCCATGTCCTCTTCAGCCGCGGCTACGAGGGCGACGTCATTCGGTTCGAAACCCGTAGCGGCGAGCTGAGGGCGACCAAGGTTGGACGCGACATCGAACTCAATTTCCCGGCCGAGCCTCCCATGCCGGCACCGCTGCCGCACAATCTTGAGTTCCTGGGCCAAGCACCCGTATGGACCGGGAAGAACCGCATGGACTGGTTCGTCACGTTGCCGGACGCTGCCCACATCCGCGCTCTTCAACCGGACTTTGCCGAGATCGCCGCGCTCGGTATCCGCGGGCTCATCGTCACCGCGCCGGACCCCTCCGCAGAGTACGATTTCGTCTCCCGATGTTTCTTCCCGCAGTCCGGTATCGCCGAGGACCCCGTAACCGGCTCTGCCCATTGCGCGCTGGCGGCTTACTGGAGTCAGGAGCTTGGAAAGTCGTCGCTTACCGGCTACCAAGCCTCCGCCCGCGGGGGCGTGGTCAAGATGCAGGTAGACGGCGCGCGCATTAAGCTTCAAGGCCAGGCCATCACCACGTTGGAGGGTACGTTTCTGGCGTGA
- a CDS encoding GNAT family N-acetyltransferase → MPVVRKLFAEYQLDLGFDLGFQSFQQELDGLPGKYGPPKGAILLAEEGGEVAAGAAIRDLGDGICEIKRLYVRPPFRRRGLAKSISIALIHRARELGYERVRLDTLRRLTGALELYLALGFEEIPAYNFSPMPDIIYLERRI, encoded by the coding sequence ATGCCGGTCGTTCGAAAGCTTTTCGCGGAGTACCAGCTCGACCTCGGCTTCGACCTCGGCTTCCAAAGTTTTCAACAAGAGCTGGACGGCTTGCCCGGCAAATACGGCCCTCCGAAAGGGGCGATCCTCTTGGCGGAGGAAGGCGGCGAAGTCGCCGCCGGGGCCGCGATTCGCGACCTCGGCGACGGGATCTGCGAAATCAAGCGCCTCTACGTTCGGCCGCCGTTTCGCCGTCGGGGATTGGCGAAGAGCATCTCGATCGCATTGATCCACCGTGCCCGAGAGCTCGGATACGAACGGGTTCGGCTAGACACCTTACGCCGCCTTACCGGCGCTCTCGAGCTCTACCTTGCCCTCGGGTTCGAAGAGATTCCCGCGTACAACTTCAGCCCGATGCCCGATATCATCTATCTTGAACGCCGGATTTAA
- a CDS encoding acetylxylan esterase, producing MSSTRAVRRGLPGLKACLVLFAAVTVGSIHAQPQQTSVRPTVQPFNASGIYKRGEKAGWTITPVTGSSVTKVAYTVKKNNQTVVRSGELDLSAGKATIEVAVDEPAMIYLEVGPAGERPAAFGAAVDPTHLRPVSPRPKDFDAFWRGKIAGLKAIPENPVVTPAESGKPDVDYATIRMDHVNGTHVYGQLAKPSKHGKYPALLLLQWASPPYPLQRPWVTDRAAEGWLVLNIEPHDVLPTEPASYYQGLPPVLRSYQAIGQDDREKSYFVEMYLRDYRAVDYLSHHPEWDGKTLVVMGTSMGGQQSLAVAGLHPKVTHLIVNEPAGCDLNAQLYGRQAGYPFFPGNDPKVMETARYVDCINFASHIRATSLVAMGFVDTVAPPAGIWTAFNQIRGRKEAAPMVDSPHNNSATPEQQRPFTARAAEWLRILVSGGKIDVKSGVQDR from the coding sequence ATGTCGTCGACACGAGCCGTCCGCCGGGGCCTACCAGGTCTGAAAGCCTGTCTTGTCCTCTTCGCAGCCGTTACCGTTGGATCGATCCACGCCCAGCCGCAACAAACCTCGGTCCGCCCGACGGTCCAGCCGTTCAACGCCTCGGGAATCTACAAGAGGGGTGAGAAGGCCGGATGGACGATCACCCCGGTTACCGGATCCTCGGTGACGAAGGTCGCCTATACGGTCAAGAAGAACAATCAGACCGTCGTTCGATCCGGTGAGTTGGACCTTTCCGCCGGCAAGGCGACGATCGAAGTCGCGGTCGACGAGCCGGCGATGATCTACTTGGAAGTCGGACCCGCTGGAGAGCGTCCGGCCGCGTTTGGAGCGGCCGTCGATCCTACCCATTTACGCCCGGTATCGCCCCGGCCGAAGGACTTCGACGCGTTTTGGCGTGGGAAGATCGCCGGACTCAAGGCGATCCCAGAGAACCCGGTGGTGACTCCGGCGGAGAGCGGCAAGCCGGACGTGGATTACGCCACCATTCGTATGGATCACGTCAACGGCACTCACGTTTATGGGCAGCTCGCGAAGCCGTCCAAGCACGGTAAGTACCCCGCGCTGCTTCTTCTTCAATGGGCCAGTCCGCCCTATCCTTTGCAGCGGCCGTGGGTGACGGACCGAGCTGCCGAGGGGTGGCTGGTGTTGAACATCGAGCCACACGACGTGCTGCCGACGGAGCCGGCCTCTTACTACCAGGGGTTGCCTCCCGTTCTGAGAAGCTACCAGGCGATCGGGCAAGACGACCGGGAGAAGAGCTACTTCGTGGAGATGTACCTTCGCGACTACCGGGCGGTCGATTACCTTTCGCACCATCCGGAGTGGGATGGCAAGACCTTGGTGGTGATGGGGACCAGCATGGGTGGCCAGCAAAGTCTGGCGGTCGCGGGGCTTCACCCGAAGGTCACGCACCTGATCGTGAATGAACCGGCTGGCTGCGACCTGAATGCGCAGCTATACGGCCGACAGGCCGGATATCCGTTCTTTCCCGGAAACGATCCCAAAGTGATGGAGACCGCCCGGTATGTGGACTGCATTAACTTCGCTTCCCACATTCGAGCGACGAGCTTGGTGGCGATGGGATTTGTCGATACGGTCGCGCCACCGGCAGGAATCTGGACCGCCTTCAATCAGATTAGAGGCCGTAAGGAGGCCGCGCCGATGGTCGACTCGCCCCACAACAACTCGGCCACTCCCGAGCAGCAGCGTCCCTTCACCGCCCGCGCCGCGGAGTGGCTTCGGATCTTGGTAAGCGGCGGCAAGATCGACGTTAAATCCGGCGTTCAAGATAGATGA
- a CDS encoding dihydrolipoamide acetyltransferase family protein encodes MPVEIKMPELGESVHEGTVSRWLKKEGDFVKEDEPVVEIMTDKVNTELVAPATGILAKILVQEGGAVEVFAAMGLIDDSAGAATPASAPAAEAAPVPAAPTAAPATPATVPAPAAASSEGDRKWYTPVVRAMMKEHGISEEEIQGLTGTGEGGRVAKRDVEAYLASGRKVASQIIEATPTKVAVPAATVPQPKAAPQPTVAGPEQELVPLAGMRKMIADAMIRSSQVPTVSTVTQVDVTSMVKFREINKDSFLETYGVKLTYTPFFIKALAEALTEFPLVNSSLREDNMIVMNKGVHIGVAVALGKGGEGGLIVPVIRDCHKKNLIDIARDLDAIAQKARANKLGVADVQGGTFTLTNPGTYGALFGTPMINAPQAGILGTYSISKEPVIVDDMIAIRSIMHLVLTYDHRLVDGMLAGKFLAAIRDKLHGFDFFK; translated from the coding sequence ATGCCTGTCGAGATCAAGATGCCGGAGCTTGGAGAGTCCGTCCACGAGGGAACCGTCAGCCGTTGGCTGAAGAAAGAGGGAGACTTCGTCAAGGAGGACGAACCGGTCGTCGAGATCATGACCGACAAGGTCAACACCGAGCTGGTCGCCCCGGCAACCGGAATTTTGGCCAAGATCCTCGTTCAGGAAGGGGGAGCCGTCGAGGTATTCGCGGCGATGGGGCTCATCGACGACAGTGCCGGTGCGGCGACGCCCGCTTCCGCTCCTGCTGCCGAGGCGGCTCCAGTTCCGGCGGCGCCGACCGCGGCGCCCGCAACTCCGGCGACTGTCCCCGCACCAGCGGCGGCAAGCTCAGAAGGTGATCGAAAGTGGTACACGCCGGTGGTGCGGGCGATGATGAAGGAGCACGGGATTTCCGAAGAGGAGATCCAAGGGCTAACCGGTACGGGCGAAGGCGGCCGGGTCGCCAAGCGCGACGTCGAGGCGTATTTGGCGAGTGGCCGTAAGGTCGCTTCGCAGATCATCGAAGCCACGCCGACGAAAGTGGCAGTACCCGCCGCCACGGTTCCGCAACCTAAGGCCGCGCCGCAGCCGACGGTGGCGGGACCGGAGCAGGAGCTCGTGCCGCTGGCGGGAATGCGGAAGATGATCGCGGACGCGATGATCCGCTCCTCTCAGGTGCCGACTGTTTCGACGGTAACCCAGGTGGATGTGACCAGCATGGTCAAGTTCCGGGAGATCAACAAGGACTCGTTCCTCGAAACTTACGGAGTCAAGCTCACCTACACCCCGTTCTTCATCAAGGCGCTTGCCGAGGCGCTGACGGAGTTCCCGCTAGTGAACTCAAGCCTGCGCGAGGACAACATGATCGTGATGAACAAGGGGGTTCACATCGGCGTCGCGGTCGCGCTCGGCAAGGGTGGAGAGGGTGGCCTGATCGTCCCGGTGATCCGCGACTGCCACAAGAAGAATCTAATCGACATCGCCCGCGATCTCGACGCGATCGCCCAGAAGGCGCGCGCGAACAAGCTCGGCGTAGCCGACGTGCAGGGGGGAACGTTCACTTTGACCAACCCCGGCACGTACGGCGCACTGTTCGGAACACCGATGATCAACGCGCCGCAGGCCGGCATCCTCGGCACATATTCGATCTCCAAAGAGCCGGTGATCGTCGACGACATGATCGCCATCCGATCGATCATGCACCTGGTGCTGACCTACGACCACCGCTTGGTCGACGGAATGCTGGCCGGCAAGTTCCTCGCCGCCATCCGCGACAAACTCCACGGATTCGACTTCTTCAAGTAG
- a CDS encoding DUF3667 domain-containing protein — translation MIANPPPEPPPLPPPHPRTRLWRRPRLSRKINRRREARRGTQCLNCDTPTTAKYCPECGQENVDVKISLVEIFKEAYDEFVRIDSKFLRTLAPLFARPGFLTLEWSRGRRTKYISPLRLYLLITAVFFLFCSVLHVNTFMNKKAEAISPDALHISQTEPGLFGFINLQIRRMSAVSGPRLNDAFYSELPTAIFIMLPLFAGVLWFLYIRSRRYYVEHIVFALHCHSFYFLVLLIALPMPSSLWWLFPKLGLALWVPIYSLLALRRVYGQGWIKTIVKAGILGYLYTILLGLTIAASVLFALTSISDDELVKAPTTPVKSASKATKESSSGTHGTTGGAVGR, via the coding sequence TTGATCGCCAACCCGCCCCCTGAACCGCCGCCACTGCCGCCGCCCCATCCTCGGACGCGTCTTTGGCGACGGCCTCGACTGTCGCGAAAGATCAATCGCCGGCGAGAAGCCCGGCGCGGGACTCAGTGCCTCAATTGCGACACGCCGACCACCGCGAAGTACTGTCCCGAGTGCGGCCAGGAGAACGTCGACGTTAAGATCTCGCTGGTCGAGATCTTCAAGGAGGCGTACGACGAGTTCGTGCGGATCGACTCCAAGTTTCTACGAACGCTGGCGCCGCTTTTCGCCCGGCCTGGCTTTCTAACTCTCGAATGGTCCCGGGGCCGGCGAACCAAGTACATCTCGCCTTTGCGGCTCTACCTGTTGATCACCGCGGTGTTCTTCTTGTTTTGCTCGGTGCTGCACGTCAACACGTTCATGAACAAGAAGGCGGAGGCGATCAGCCCCGACGCGCTACACATTTCGCAGACGGAACCGGGGCTGTTCGGATTTATCAATTTGCAGATCCGGCGCATGAGCGCGGTGAGCGGGCCGAGGCTGAATGACGCGTTTTACTCGGAGCTCCCGACGGCGATCTTCATAATGCTCCCGCTCTTTGCGGGGGTTCTGTGGTTTCTCTATATTCGAAGCCGACGGTATTACGTCGAACACATCGTCTTTGCCCTTCACTGTCACTCGTTCTACTTCTTGGTTTTGCTCATCGCCCTGCCAATGCCGTCTAGCCTATGGTGGCTGTTTCCAAAGCTGGGGCTGGCTCTCTGGGTGCCGATCTACTCGCTATTGGCTCTACGCCGCGTTTATGGCCAGGGGTGGATTAAGACGATTGTAAAGGCGGGAATTCTTGGCTACCTTTATACGATCCTGCTCGGACTGACGATCGCCGCCTCGGTCCTCTTCGCCCTCACCTCGATTTCGGACGACGAATTGGTGAAGGCGCCAACCACGCCGGTCAAGTCGGCGTCTAAAGCGACGAAGGAATCCTCGTCTGGCACTCACGGCACAACTGGCGGTGCGGTTGGTCGGTAA
- a CDS encoding Fpg/Nei family DNA glycosylase, translating into MPELPEVESVCRMMRRVLGGKKIVSATVADDEIVNSGTPAEAIRSALEGHVVTGVGRKGKYWWIELDERPWLFGHLGMSGWVRELGKSSQRLHSHGKAPMDDEDGNPRFLKLLIEAEDGSRVAFTDGRRLGRLWLADGPEVDTRVKRLGFDVYEALPSVEELAKILGKRKAPIKAVLLDQGVFAGVGNYLADEMLYQAKIAPKRLSSSLTPEEVKALHTVTRQILKDAVEVDADKDKFPKNWLFHHRWGGEKGAEAIGGRAIVREQVAGRTTAWVPEIQR; encoded by the coding sequence ATGCCGGAACTGCCGGAAGTTGAATCCGTTTGTCGTATGATGCGCCGGGTGCTCGGTGGGAAGAAGATCGTCAGCGCCACCGTCGCCGACGACGAGATCGTCAATTCCGGGACGCCCGCGGAGGCGATCAGGAGCGCCCTTGAAGGGCATGTGGTCACCGGCGTTGGAAGGAAAGGGAAGTACTGGTGGATCGAGCTGGACGAGCGCCCGTGGCTGTTCGGGCACCTGGGTATGAGCGGGTGGGTCCGGGAGCTCGGCAAAAGCTCGCAACGACTTCACTCCCACGGCAAAGCGCCGATGGACGACGAGGACGGGAATCCTCGGTTCCTGAAACTGCTCATCGAAGCCGAGGATGGCAGCCGGGTCGCATTTACCGACGGCCGCCGGCTTGGCCGGCTATGGCTGGCAGATGGTCCGGAAGTGGACACGAGGGTGAAGCGGCTGGGGTTCGACGTGTACGAAGCCTTGCCCAGTGTGGAAGAGCTGGCCAAGATCCTTGGAAAGCGCAAAGCGCCGATCAAAGCGGTTCTACTCGACCAGGGAGTGTTCGCCGGGGTGGGTAACTACCTCGCCGACGAGATGCTGTACCAGGCGAAGATCGCGCCGAAGCGACTTTCCTCTTCGCTGACTCCTGAAGAGGTCAAAGCGTTGCATACGGTGACCCGCCAAATCTTAAAAGATGCCGTTGAGGTCGACGCCGATAAGGACAAATTCCCGAAGAACTGGCTCTTCCATCACCGCTGGGGCGGCGAGAAAGGGGCCGAGGCGATCGGGGGGCGAGCGATCGTTCGTGAGCAGGTAGCGGGCCGAACGACCGCGTGGGTCCCAGAAATTCAACGGTAA
- a CDS encoding cupin domain-containing protein, with amino-acid sequence MASMPYNINLDVKFAPLEQIDVRQLDRENEPWFNQTLTQVNDCVVRLGILHGEFHWHKHDDEDEFFFVVEGLLLVDLEDRTVELGPKQGITVPKGVVHRTRAPQRTTILMFEGAGVVPTGD; translated from the coding sequence ATGGCCTCAATGCCTTACAACATCAATCTCGACGTCAAGTTCGCCCCGCTCGAACAGATCGACGTGAGGCAGCTCGATCGGGAGAATGAGCCTTGGTTCAACCAAACCCTGACGCAGGTCAACGACTGCGTGGTGCGGCTCGGCATTCTTCACGGCGAATTTCACTGGCACAAGCACGATGACGAGGACGAGTTCTTTTTTGTCGTGGAAGGTCTCCTGCTCGTGGACCTGGAGGATCGGACGGTGGAGTTAGGCCCGAAACAAGGGATCACAGTGCCCAAAGGGGTCGTCCACCGAACCCGCGCGCCTCAGCGAACGACGATCTTGATGTTTGAGGGTGCAGGGGTCGTTCCGACGGGCGACTAG
- a CDS encoding type II toxin-antitoxin system PemK/MazF family toxin: MASDQGEEINPRFKLGSIIYYDFGPPAEDRSHEDLLREKHYAVVVQTDLLSGNDKYTTLAVAGMTSTKPYNRAGWVEIPATTDNGLDHIGYCDAKKLYTIRKDRVARVVGNLEKNKVYELKRILAELFELNAVL, encoded by the coding sequence TTGGCGAGTGACCAAGGCGAGGAGATTAACCCTCGCTTCAAGTTGGGCTCAATTATCTATTACGATTTTGGACCTCCAGCCGAGGACCGCTCTCACGAAGACCTTCTTAGAGAGAAGCACTATGCGGTAGTTGTGCAGACAGACCTGCTGTCTGGCAACGATAAGTACACCACGCTTGCCGTGGCCGGTATGACATCGACTAAGCCGTACAATCGGGCCGGATGGGTCGAGATTCCAGCGACGACTGATAACGGCTTGGACCATATTGGTTACTGCGACGCGAAAAAGCTGTACACGATCAGGAAGGATCGCGTAGCGCGTGTGGTCGGAAATCTCGAAAAGAATAAAGTGTATGAGTTGAAGAGAATTCTCGCGGAGCTCTTCGAGCTTAACGCAGTGCTTTAA